From one Dermacentor variabilis isolate Ectoservices chromosome 3, ASM5094787v1, whole genome shotgun sequence genomic stretch:
- the LOC142574567 gene encoding uncharacterized protein LOC142574567, which produces MDSEAQGAAQAPSTTDPEAMAVRRLELELEKARLQLECERIALRRVELEQSGRPPSVSEGSDRRGAITDGIAQCAKVLKAYRLPCDADVPIWFDEVEKLFASFQVPAHSRVHLIMPALTERVRYLLRSLNDEECTDYETVKKAVLDELKLTPAEYLGRFEKASKRKEETWAQFASRARTYLAYYLQSRHANTKEAMTELMVADRMKASLSSEALEYVLLREGEEWFKPVEVAKVLETFEQAKGKGRATKPAATASLTQQAKLASPQRTNLKCHVCHVQGHLARDCPKASNKEQQGKAPTVQKQRVQKVAVVSEEPLPEQERVLSARVEILAQHASSGRSKLDLIPIMCGDIATEAVLDTGSEITVVRKSMLPVVLQEPSGTVRLESAFGKTIRANLATLPVGMHRPGAVIQPQRIDLVCAVTDELAKGVDCLLSKEDWELLQAQEKDEFGRESIPRVANSVGVRSVEIVDSPEPDCGLSCEETTDNIPVLQENSFIQDDTGVPSQREEFRAAQLADKSLEKAWNNARNGKADITGEVVL; this is translated from the coding sequence atggatagtgaggcgcaaggcgctgcgcaggctccgagcacgacggatccagaagccatggcggtgagacgcctggagctggagctagAAAAGGcgcgcctacagctagagtgcgagcgcattgctctacggagagtggagcttgagcagtcgggcaggccgccttcggtgtcggaaggaagcgatcggcgcggtgccatcacggatggaatagcacaatgtgctaaagtgcttaaggcataccggttgccgtgtgacgctgacgttccgatatggtttgatgaggtcgaaaagttgtttgcatcttttcaagtaccagcacatagccgtgtacatttgatcatgcctgcgctgaCTGAGCGGGTCCGTTATCTGTTGCGTAGCCTGAATGATGAGGAATGTACGGATTacgagactgtaaagaaggcggtactagatgaacttaagctcacgccagctgAATACTTGGggaggtttgaaaaggcatctaaacgaaaggaggaaacttgggctcagttcgcgtcccgagctagaacttatttggcctattaccttcaatctcgccatgcaaacacaaaagaagctatgacggagcttatggtcgctgaccgtatgaaagccagtctaagctcagaagcccttgaatatgttcttttgcgggagggcgaagagtggtttaagccagtggaggtggcgaaagtgctggagactttcgagcaagctaaagggaaaggacgagcaactaagccagccgcaacagcctcatTGACGCAGCaagcaaaactagctagcccgcagaggacaaatttaaaatgccacgtgtgtcatgtacagggacacctagccagagactgcccaaaagcttcaaataaagaacaacaGGGGAAGGcaccgactgtgcaaaaacaaagggtacagaaggttgctgttgtaagtgaagaacctctaccagagcaagaaagggtgcttaGCGCTAGAGTAGAAATCTTAGCTCAACATGCTAgctcagggaggtcaaagctggacctaatccctatcatgtgcggggATATAGCAACggaagctgtgttggacacaggtagtgagataacggtcgtcCGTAAAAGCATGTTGCCCgtcgttttacaggagccatcgggaacagtaaggctcgagtcggcattcggaaagaccattcgagctaacctagctacgctgcccgtaggcatgcatcgcccgggcgctgtgatacaaccgcagaggatcgatctggtgtgcgcggttacagacgaacttgcaaagggggttgactgcctgttgtcaaaggaagattgggaactactacaggcgcaggaaaaagacgAGTTTGGACGAGAAAGtattccgcgggtagccaattccgttgGAGTTCGATCAGTCGAAATAGTTGATAGCCCTGAGCCAGACTGCGGCCTAAGTTGTGAAGAAACGACAGACAACATCCCTGTATTGCAAGAGAATAGTTTCATTCAAGATGACActggggtgcccagtcagcgggaggaatttcgagctgctcagctGGCCGATAAAAGCCTGGAAAAGGCCTGGAATAATGCTAGAAACGGCAAAGCTGACAT